From Thermostichus vulcanus str. 'Rupite':
GGAGGCAGGGCATTCAGGTAGGGCGGTACTAGGGGCTGTGGCTCTACCCTTTTTGCTTTTGCATCTTGGTTCAGGAGGGGGGTATGGGTACTTGGACTGGGAAGTTGCCGCTACGCTGACAACCCTAAGGCTATGGAGGTAGCCCACAGAGGATGTCCTTGGAATCCTTGTCTGGAAGGGCTTTTAGGGATCTGCTCGTAGGATGTTATGAATCTGACTTGGAGTGGGTAGGTTAGTACAGGCAAGTTAAGGCCAGCTCAAATACTTCTTCTTTACAAAGAGGCGTTGGATCATGAGTGCAAAACTCCGTCATTCTCTATTTCGTGCGAAAGTCTCTCAATCGCTGCTTTCTCAGGCTAAGGGTTTTACCTTGATTGAGCTGCTGGTGGTGATTGTGATTGTGGGCGTGCTATCTGCAGTGGCGATTCCTCAGTTTCTCAACCAAATTCGTCGTTCTCGCGTGGCTGAGGCCCAAGCCGCTCTGACTGATGTCTCCCGAGGCTCTGAAGCTTATCGGTTGGATTGGACCAACTATCCCTCTGAGTACGCAGCAATTGGTCGGGGCTGTAGCTCTGATTGGTGTGGCCCTGCCAAAGACAAGTACCAGAATGATCCCTGGTCTGCGCCTAACTATGGTGCTCCTGCACTGCTTACAGATACCCCTGCTCAGCGGGGTTTGATCATTGCGGTTCTGGGCAATACGGACGTGAATCCGGCCTATGTGAACGTGGGTGGTTTCCCCCTTCTCTGTGAACTGGGCCTTGGGAAAGGGGAAAAAGCCGTATCCACGGGAGATTACTTTGTTGGAAAGTCTTGTAACGTGTTCGATGATCAGGATTCAGGGGTAACGATAACCTCAGGTGGTTTAACCCTGGATCCCTATGGTACAGGTGATGTAAATTACGACTTGACTGATGCAACCGGTACAACTGCATTCTAGTTTTGTCTGATTCATTTGTTAGAGTTTGATTGTCTCTAGGCCTCCTTCTGTTGGGGCCTTTTTTGTGTCTTTCAAATCACTCAGGGGATTACAGCGTGTTTGATCAAGATTTCTCCAAGGTACCCGGATCCACGCCCAGTTCCCGCAGCTTTTGGGCCAGCCGTTCCGCT
This genomic window contains:
- a CDS encoding type IV pilin protein encodes the protein MSAKLRHSLFRAKVSQSLLSQAKGFTLIELLVVIVIVGVLSAVAIPQFLNQIRRSRVAEAQAALTDVSRGSEAYRLDWTNYPSEYAAIGRGCSSDWCGPAKDKYQNDPWSAPNYGAPALLTDTPAQRGLIIAVLGNTDVNPAYVNVGGFPLLCELGLGKGEKAVSTGDYFVGKSCNVFDDQDSGVTITSGGLTLDPYGTGDVNYDLTDATGTTAF